In Brassica napus cultivar Da-Ae chromosome C2, Da-Ae, whole genome shotgun sequence, the sequence atgcaaaattaatttatggttttgaacatcaaaaaattatttcagtATATAATTTCACAGAATAAGTTTATTTAACAATAATGctcatcaaaaaaaattaaaactactaTTATTTACATAACATAtgcaaaacatcatatatttttcatataaataaaaataaaaataaaaaaataacctGTGCGTGCTCGCGGATTCGATTATTCTAGTTATTAATTACAAGTTTACAACGTATACTAAAATAAGCTCATTCCTTATACATTATTTCTTCCCAATCACTGTTCAAGTAAGAAACGCTGGCCGTCATGGAAAATAACAACAAGCACCACCTGCAATCATAAAACTTATGTACAAaccagcaagagaaacaagaagGGATAGTCAAATAAGCGCGGTTCACTTCCAGTAGCTGACTATCACAGATTTAGCACCTTTTGTAAATTCCAAAAGATATACTCCAAATTCAGTGACATGTTGAACTTAATATAGAAATGAGTTTCTCATTCGAATCAATTTtacattcaattaaaaaaaggtCGAAAACATGTTGACAAGATAATTTCAGAAGACCAGCGTTTGCTAAGATATACTTTGGCCACTTGTTTAGCTTTGTGCCTTTAAATGTTTACATTCCAAATTCTTGAGATGCGATAACAAACATTCAGGAACAAAAGTCTGCTTGTTCCAATGAACCATTAATGGGCGCGATGTATCTGAGATGCACAAAGTAGGTGTTAGCGCTATAGACCATttgagaaaaaggaaaaaacacaCAGATTAAGGAAACTGAATACTACATACCGACTTAAGCTTGAGAACTCGAAGGGTTAGGGGGTCTGTGATTATGCAGGAAAGTAGATTCCACCACTCAGAAGAACAAGTACACAGCTCTAGATGTTCAAGAAAGGCAAAGGAAGTGCCTGCATGGTATGGAATCTGTAACCGAAGCGAACAAacaaagtaaaattaaaattgacaGAAAACAATTAGGGTTGTGACTTGAGTGATTCCAAATTAACAAAAGCTTACGTTTGAAAATTTAGAACACAAAGAGAGATGGCGGACTGAGGCAAGAGATCCTATTAGACTCTCGGATTGATCACAAACAGCCTCAACATTCGCCTTGACCCGCACCGGCATATTTGTGAACAGCAAATAATTACTGTGACGGTCTCTAGTGTTCAGGTACCTTAAGGTAGGAGCATTTATGACAAATCCATGAACACCCGCGGGTTGATGAGATCCCGCACGTAAATAATCAATCGATAAACTCGTCAAACTAGGCACATTGATAGTGAAGATCTCCACATTGGAATATCCGGATCGTCTTACAACCAACTCTTCAAGAACTGGACAAATGCTTAGAAGCTTCTGAACAGATTCGTCGCGTGAGAACTTGACGGATAAAAGGCGAAGAGTTTTGAGAGACGACAAGGAACCATTAGGCGGAACATCCGCGAAATGTAGCCTGCAGAGTATCAAGGTTTCGAGGGTCCCACAGGCATAGAAGATACTCGGCAGTTCTAGTGATGTGTAAAGAAACTCGATTCTCAACTCTCTCAAACCGCAAGAAACTGCGGTTTCAACCAAAGAGGAGAACCTATAAAAAGAGTTTATATTTCTATCAAGTTCACCTGGGATAAGCTTTAAATCCAAGCTCTTTAGAATCTGAGGGTTACTAATAGCCAAAGATCTGGAAACCCATTTGACAAGCAACTCGCTGAAGTCTTTATCACCAATCTTGAGTTTAGACCCCAACTTCCATAAAGACCGCCACCGTCGGGACAAGAAACTCGTTGCCATCACTTCCTTAAGAGAAAGTGACGACAGTATCCTTAAGAGCAGATCATCTGGCAACTGGCTGATAATGTCCCTCCTGTAATTTTCCATTGCTATGAAAGAGGAGACATATTAGCAGAAGTTTATGTTCCCGTCATCAAAGTGTCacccaaaaatgaaaataaataataaataataatgaaagACGAGCATATTAGCCGGGCATACTACACAAAGACTATAGGTTTTCAAATCGAAACCCAGACGAGTTAAATCCATATATTATACTCAACAAAATCCTACAAATGCTTGTTCTTAAAATCAGTTTCTACTTTCTACACAGACAAAAGCCAAAGAGATCTGTAGGcttgcagaaaaaaaaaacctaaacacCTCCACAAGAAGTCAAAAAATGCACAATCAGAAGCACCAGGAGCGAAACTTTACAACCGATGAAAATGATGCATCACCTTGACCTTAACTGAAAAAACGGAAGGTAAAACTCACGCATGTAATGATCGTCTTCGTTTATTTTTCTTCGGTTACatagtttatgtttatgtttcttGATTTTATCACTAGCGAATGGAAGAAGCTTATCACCAGAGTCTACGTGTTTCTCAGTGGCCTCTTCTGTCGATTTCTTaccttttaaaaacaaaatctttttaaaag encodes:
- the LOC125582111 gene encoding putative FBD-associated F-box protein At5g56560, which translates into the protein MENYRRDIISQLPDDLLLRILSSLSLKEVMATSFLSRRWRSLWKLGSKLKIGDKDFSELLVKWVSRSLAISNPQILKSLDLKLIPGELDRNINSFYRFSSLVETAVSCGLRELRIEFLYTSLELPSIFYACGTLETLILCRLHFADVPPNGSLSSLKTLRLLSVKFSRDESVQKLLSICPVLEELVVRRSGYSNVEIFTINVPSLTSLSIDYLRAGSHQPAGVHGFVINAPTLRYLNTRDRHSNYLLFTNMPVRVKANVEAVCDQSESLIGSLASVRHLSLCSKFSNIPYHAGTSFAFLEHLELCTCSSEWWNLLSCIITDPLTLRVLKLKSIHRAH